In Scatophagus argus isolate fScaArg1 chromosome 3, fScaArg1.pri, whole genome shotgun sequence, one genomic interval encodes:
- the LOC124055765 gene encoding membrane-associated guanylate kinase, WW and PDZ domain-containing protein 3 isoform X1, translating to MSRTLKKKKHWSSKVVECAVSWGNLGDFGSVVEVLGGAELGQFPYLGQMKLDVLVCHIGKLPYYGDVLLEVNGTPVSGLTNRDTLAVIRHFREPIRLKTVKPGKVLNTDLRHYLSLQFQKGSLDHKLQQIIRDNLYLRTIPCTTRLPRDGEVPGVDYNFISVGDFRILEESGLLLESGTYDGNYYGTPKPPAEPNLVQPDLVDQVLFDEDYGGEVPRKRTTSVSKMDRKDSAVPEEEDDDERPPLVNGLPDHKEGADWRKAVPSYTQSSSTMDFRTWSSLPRDDSLEPLPLNWEMAYTETGMVYFIDHNTKTTTWLDPRLAKKAKPPEKCEDGELPYGWEEIDDPQYGTYYVDHINQKTQFENPVLEAKKKLSQETAAIHQAAATSSQGKGGVSGFTADPSQLKGEMYHTALKKGSQGFGFTIIGGDRTDEFLQVKNVLGDGPAAHDNKMASGDVIVEINGMCVLGKTHPEVVQMFQSIPINQYVDMVLCRGYPLPPDVDLDSDDPLPPPPLPPTTEPQQALHGGEVVTAVPLINGQPLLVKGDVLHGSSQELHYVTMDASGRPVVAAMPNGRQGERGEVAAAMLQPELVSVPLVKGPGGFGFAIADCPLGQKVKMILDAQWCRGLQKGDVIKEINRENVQTLSHAQVVDILKDLPVGSEVNVLVLRGVPMGSEVSVLILTGGQTSPVKSLKPRQEMTASTETLDITTDSAPQALPYHSNTSTLRSADSPKRDATEMYLKSKALLESRQPHTKDIDVFLKRDIETGFGFRVLGGEGPQQPNVFPQVYIGAIVPSGAAEKDGRLRAGDELIGIDGVMVKGRSHKQVLDLMTNAARNGQVMLTVRRKVIYREATEEEAQEMTPVLVNGSPKLPRLPMPSALDHESFDITLHRKDTEGFGFVILTSKSKPPYGVIPHKIGRIIEGSPTDRCGLLHVGDRISAVNGRSIIELSHNDIVQLIKDAGNVVTLTVVPEDEYKGPPSGASSAKQSPALQHRAMGQRSAQQDERYNLDVEEKREGVNWSDNKTLPLSEQGTLCVTGPNQGCLTVELERGPRGFGFSLRGGTEYNMGLYILRLAEDGPAQLDGRIHVGDEIVEINGEPARGISHTRAIELIQAGGNKVVLLLRPGAGLAQDGSQHDQKLISPTSYSREVFFSDTSPLSSPYPTGASILISSTFSSKLKHSHSCGTISPKGLKPCRSRALSSVEESGEWANKKAERVSTISLEHMKFYKRTRPTKDSRELSSPKKTGETFPKAKEQHHTPKKTESWAQEETQSKNRTPQTQSQTQSTSPRKSPQAGQQVAASLQRAQHQHDPQRRLKHSSSGESLDHEKKNGKGGNLEIRRYTQGREMERRGERTRPGREQESFKRRVAEESLLQRTSAQKVKESEKGKDSRQRDSNGKSTEPRNTSKETLNKRDSLLSFKDIWSRKVSVVLPREVKGREDTFSYSKEVSSKEGTVASINSIPLTTQSAKGPLSPGPWKVPSSAKILSHAEVFHDPV from the exons GTACCACACGACTTCCTCGAGATGGGGAGGTTCCAGGAGTGGACTACAACTTCATCAGTGTTGGAGACTTCAGGATACTGGAGGAGAGTGGACTTCTTCTGGAGAGCGGAACCTATGACG GTAACTACTATGGGACCCCAAAACCCCCTGCGGAGCCTAACCTAGTGCAGCCTGACCTGGTGGATCAGGTGCTGTTTGATGAAGACTACGGTGGTGAGGTCCCCAGGAAACGCACCACCTCAGTGAGTAAGATGGACAGGAAGGACAGCGCAGTccctgaggaggaagatgatgatgagaggCCACCGCTGGTCAATGGATTGCCTG ATCACAAAGAGGGGGCAGACTGGAGGAAAGCAGTGCCCAGCTATACCCAGTCCAGCAGCACCATGGACTTCCGCACATGGAGCTCTCTCCCCCGCGATGACAGCCTGGAGCCCCTGCCCCTTAACTGGGAGATGGCTTACACTGAGACCGGCATGGTCTACTTCATCGA TCACAATACCAAGACGACCACATGGCTGGACCCCCGCTTGGCAAAGAAGGCGAAGCCCCCTGAGAAGTGTGAGGATGGAG agtTACCTTACGGCTGGGAGGAAATTGACGATCCACAGTACGGCACATACTATGTTGA CCACATCAACCAGAAAACCCAGTTTGAGAACCCAGTCCTGGAGGCCAAAAAGAAGCTGAGCCAGGAGACGGCTGCGATTCATCAAGCTGCAGCAACATCCTCCCAAG GTAAGGGAGGTGTGTCAGGCTTCACTGCAGACCCCAGCCAACTGAAAGGTGAGATGTAtcacacagcactgaaaaaaggCTCCCAGGGATTTGGATTCACCATCATCGGAGGTGACCGCACAGATGAGTTTCTGCAAGTGAAAAATGTACTCGGCGATGGCCCTGCTGCCCACGACAACAAGATGGCATCTG gtgATGTCATTGTTGAGATTAATGGGATGTGTGTGCTGGGGAAAACCCATCCAGAGGTGGTGCAGATGTTCCAGTCCATTCCAATCAATCAGTATGTGGACATGGTTCTTTGCCGTGGGTACCCGCTTCCTCCAGATGTGGATCTAGATAGTGATGACCCTCTTCCACCGCCTCCTCTACCACCGACCACTGAGCCCCAGCAGGCCCTGCATGGTGGAGAGGTGGTGACAGCGGTGCCCCTTATCAACGGACAACCGCTTCTCGTGAAAGGGGATGTCCTCCACGGCTCCTCTCAGGAGCTCCACTACGTCACGATGGATGCCAGTGGCCGACCAGTCGTGGCAGCCATGCCCAATGGGAGGCAGGGGGAGCGCGGAGAGGTGGCTGCTGCGATGCTGCAACCAGAACTGGTGAGCGTGCCACTGGTCAAGGGGCCTGGAGGATTCGGGTTCGCCATAGCTGATTGCCCACTGGGCCAGAAGGTAAAAATGATCCTGGATGCCCAGTGGTGTCGTGGCCTGCAGAAAGGAGATGTCATCAAGGAgattaacagagaaaatgtccAAACACTGAGCCATGCCCAAGTGGTGGATATTCTCAAGGACTTACCAGTGGGAAGTGAGGTCAACGTGCTAGTGCTACGAGGAG TGCCCATGGGAAGTGAGGTCAGCGTGCTGATACTGACAGGAG GTCAAACATCTCCTGTGAAGAGTCTAAAGCCT agacaggaaatgacagccAGCACAGAGACTTTGGACATTACAACGGACTCAGCCCCGCAGGCCCTGCCTTACCACTCCAACACAAGCACCCTACGCTCTGCTGACTCCCCCAAACGAGATGCCACAGAGATGTACCTGAAGTCCAAAGCCCTGCTGGAGAGCAGAC AGCCTCACACCAAAGACATTGATGTTTTTCTAAAGAGAGACATTGAAACAGGCTTTGGCTTCCGTGTTCTGGGAGGAGAAGGTCCGCAACAGCCA AATGTCTTTCCCCAGGTGTATATTGGGGCCATTGTGCCCAGTGGAGCTGCCGAGAAGGACGGTCGTCTGAGAGCAGGAGATGAGCTTATTGGCATCGATGGTGTGATGGTGAAAGGTCGTTCGCACAAGCAGGTGCTGGATCTGATGACAAACGCTGCCCGCAATGGTCAAGTTATGttgactgtacggaggaaggTCATCTACAGAG AAGCGACGGAGGAAGAGGCTCAGGAAATGACTCCAGTGCTGGTGAATGGTTCTCCCAAGCTACCTCGCCTACCGATGCCCAGCGCTCTGGACCACGAGTCTTTTGACATCACACTCCACCGTAAAGACACTGAAGGCTTTGGTTTTGTCATCCTCACTTCCAAGAGTAAACCACCGTATGGAG TTATACCACACAAAATTGGCCGAATCATTGAGGGCAGCCCCACCGACCGCTGTGGCCTGCTGCATGTCGGAGATCGTATCTCAGCGGTCAACGGGCGCTCCATCATCGAGCTCTCTCACAATGACATTGTGCAGCTTATCAAGGACGCTGGCAATGTTGTCACCCTCACTGTGGTTCCTGAGGATG aatACAAGGGCCCTCCATCTGGAGCCAGTTCAGCTAAACAGAGTCCAGCCCTGCAGCACAGAGCCatgggtcaaaggtcagcacaGCAGGATGAACG TTATAATCTTGatgtggaggagaaaagggagggagtCAACTGGTCTGACAACAAAACTCTCCCACTGAGTGAGCAGGGAACACTGTGTGTGACAGGACCCAACCAG GGTTGCCTGACAGTGGAGTTAGAAAGGGGTCCCAGGGGTTTTGGCTTTAGTCTGCGAGGGGGAACAGAGTACAACATGGGCCTGTACATTCTGAGACTGGCTGAGGATGGTCCTGCTCAGCTGGACGGAAGGATCCAT GTGGGAGATGAGATAGTCGAGATTAACGGGGAGCCGGCGCGCGGCATTTCTCATACACGCGCTATTGAACTGATCCAGGCTGGAGGAAACAAAGTGGTACTGCTGCTACGACCTGGGGCAGGCCTGGCTCAAGATGGCA GTCAACATGATCAAAAACTCATTTCACCCACAAGCTATTCCAGAGAGGTGTTTTTCTCTGATACGTCACCCTTGTCCTCTCCATATCCCACTGGGGCTTCCATCCTCATTTCTTCTACCTTCTCCAGCAAACTTAAACATTCCCACAGCTGCGGCACCATATCCCCAAAAGGCCTCAAGCCCTGCAGGAGCAGGGCTTTAAGCTCAGTGGAGGAGAGTGGTGAGTGGGCAAACAAGAAGGCAGAAAGGGTGTCTACCATCTCCCTTGAGCATATGAAATTTTACAAGAGGACCAGACCCACAAAAGACTCCAGAGAGCTAAGCAGCCCAAAGAAAACAGGGGAGACATTTCCTAAAGCCAAAGAGCAACATCACACTCCCAAAAAGACTGAGAGTTGGGCACAGGAagaaacacagagcaaaaacagGACGCCGCAgacacagtcacaaacacaatcCACAAGCCCTAGGAAGTCTCCTCAAGCTGGACAGCAAGTGGCTGCAAGCCTGCAGCGCGCACAGCATCAACATGACCCTCAAAGGAGATTAAAACACTCTTCCAGTGGGGAGAGCTTGgatcatgaaaagaaaaatggcaaaGGGGGGAATCTTGAGATCAGACGATACACACAAGGACGGGAGatggaaaggagaggagagaggaccAGGCCTGGCCGAGAGCAAGAAAGTTTTAAAAGAAGGGTGGCAGAAGAGTCTCTGCTCCAAAGGACATCTGCtcaaaaagtaaaagagagtgagaaaggTAAAGACTCTAGGCAGAGAGATTCTAATGGGAAATCCACAGAACCCAGGAATACAAGTAAAGAAACTCTCAACAAAAGAGAttctctgttgtcttttaaaGATATATGGAGTAGAAAAGTTTCTGTAGTTTTGCCAAGAGAAGTTAAAGGAAGAGAAGACACATTTTCTTACTCCAAAGAAGTCAGTAGTAAGGAAGGCACTGTGGCCTCTATAAACAGTATTCCATTGACTACGCAGAGTGCAAAGGGACCTCTCAGCCCCGGCCCTTGGAAAGTGCCCAGCTCAGCCAAAATCCTCTCCCACGCAGAGGTCTTTCATGACCCCGTGTGA
- the LOC124055765 gene encoding membrane-associated guanylate kinase, WW and PDZ domain-containing protein 3 isoform X2 — protein sequence MSRTLKKKKHWSSKVVECAVSWGNLGDFGSVVEVLGGAELGQFPYLGQMKLDVLVCHIGKLPYYGDVLLEVNGTPVSGLTNRDTLAVIRHFREPIRLKTVKPGKVLNTDLRHYLSLQFQKGSLDHKLQQIIRDNLYLRTIPCTTRLPRDGEVPGVDYNFISVGDFRILEESGLLLESGTYDGNYYGTPKPPAEPNLVQPDLVDQVLFDEDYGGEVPRKRTTSVSKMDRKDSAVPEEEDDDERPPLVNGLPDHKEGADWRKAVPSYTQSSSTMDFRTWSSLPRDDSLEPLPLNWEMAYTETGMVYFIDHNTKTTTWLDPRLAKKAKPPEKCEDGELPYGWEEIDDPQYGTYYVDHINQKTQFENPVLEAKKKLSQETAAIHQAAATSSQGKGGVSGFTADPSQLKGEMYHTALKKGSQGFGFTIIGGDRTDEFLQVKNVLGDGPAAHDNKMASGDVIVEINGMCVLGKTHPEVVQMFQSIPINQYVDMVLCRGYPLPPDVDLDSDDPLPPPPLPPTTEPQQALHGGEVVTAVPLINGQPLLVKGDVLHGSSQELHYVTMDASGRPVVAAMPNGRQGERGEVAAAMLQPELVSVPLVKGPGGFGFAIADCPLGQKVKMILDAQWCRGLQKGDVIKEINRENVQTLSHAQVVDILKDLPVGSEVNVLVLRGGQTSPVKSLKPRQEMTASTETLDITTDSAPQALPYHSNTSTLRSADSPKRDATEMYLKSKALLESRQPHTKDIDVFLKRDIETGFGFRVLGGEGPQQPNVFPQVYIGAIVPSGAAEKDGRLRAGDELIGIDGVMVKGRSHKQVLDLMTNAARNGQVMLTVRRKVIYREATEEEAQEMTPVLVNGSPKLPRLPMPSALDHESFDITLHRKDTEGFGFVILTSKSKPPYGVIPHKIGRIIEGSPTDRCGLLHVGDRISAVNGRSIIELSHNDIVQLIKDAGNVVTLTVVPEDEYKGPPSGASSAKQSPALQHRAMGQRSAQQDERYNLDVEEKREGVNWSDNKTLPLSEQGTLCVTGPNQGCLTVELERGPRGFGFSLRGGTEYNMGLYILRLAEDGPAQLDGRIHVGDEIVEINGEPARGISHTRAIELIQAGGNKVVLLLRPGAGLAQDGSQHDQKLISPTSYSREVFFSDTSPLSSPYPTGASILISSTFSSKLKHSHSCGTISPKGLKPCRSRALSSVEESGEWANKKAERVSTISLEHMKFYKRTRPTKDSRELSSPKKTGETFPKAKEQHHTPKKTESWAQEETQSKNRTPQTQSQTQSTSPRKSPQAGQQVAASLQRAQHQHDPQRRLKHSSSGESLDHEKKNGKGGNLEIRRYTQGREMERRGERTRPGREQESFKRRVAEESLLQRTSAQKVKESEKGKDSRQRDSNGKSTEPRNTSKETLNKRDSLLSFKDIWSRKVSVVLPREVKGREDTFSYSKEVSSKEGTVASINSIPLTTQSAKGPLSPGPWKVPSSAKILSHAEVFHDPV from the exons GTACCACACGACTTCCTCGAGATGGGGAGGTTCCAGGAGTGGACTACAACTTCATCAGTGTTGGAGACTTCAGGATACTGGAGGAGAGTGGACTTCTTCTGGAGAGCGGAACCTATGACG GTAACTACTATGGGACCCCAAAACCCCCTGCGGAGCCTAACCTAGTGCAGCCTGACCTGGTGGATCAGGTGCTGTTTGATGAAGACTACGGTGGTGAGGTCCCCAGGAAACGCACCACCTCAGTGAGTAAGATGGACAGGAAGGACAGCGCAGTccctgaggaggaagatgatgatgagaggCCACCGCTGGTCAATGGATTGCCTG ATCACAAAGAGGGGGCAGACTGGAGGAAAGCAGTGCCCAGCTATACCCAGTCCAGCAGCACCATGGACTTCCGCACATGGAGCTCTCTCCCCCGCGATGACAGCCTGGAGCCCCTGCCCCTTAACTGGGAGATGGCTTACACTGAGACCGGCATGGTCTACTTCATCGA TCACAATACCAAGACGACCACATGGCTGGACCCCCGCTTGGCAAAGAAGGCGAAGCCCCCTGAGAAGTGTGAGGATGGAG agtTACCTTACGGCTGGGAGGAAATTGACGATCCACAGTACGGCACATACTATGTTGA CCACATCAACCAGAAAACCCAGTTTGAGAACCCAGTCCTGGAGGCCAAAAAGAAGCTGAGCCAGGAGACGGCTGCGATTCATCAAGCTGCAGCAACATCCTCCCAAG GTAAGGGAGGTGTGTCAGGCTTCACTGCAGACCCCAGCCAACTGAAAGGTGAGATGTAtcacacagcactgaaaaaaggCTCCCAGGGATTTGGATTCACCATCATCGGAGGTGACCGCACAGATGAGTTTCTGCAAGTGAAAAATGTACTCGGCGATGGCCCTGCTGCCCACGACAACAAGATGGCATCTG gtgATGTCATTGTTGAGATTAATGGGATGTGTGTGCTGGGGAAAACCCATCCAGAGGTGGTGCAGATGTTCCAGTCCATTCCAATCAATCAGTATGTGGACATGGTTCTTTGCCGTGGGTACCCGCTTCCTCCAGATGTGGATCTAGATAGTGATGACCCTCTTCCACCGCCTCCTCTACCACCGACCACTGAGCCCCAGCAGGCCCTGCATGGTGGAGAGGTGGTGACAGCGGTGCCCCTTATCAACGGACAACCGCTTCTCGTGAAAGGGGATGTCCTCCACGGCTCCTCTCAGGAGCTCCACTACGTCACGATGGATGCCAGTGGCCGACCAGTCGTGGCAGCCATGCCCAATGGGAGGCAGGGGGAGCGCGGAGAGGTGGCTGCTGCGATGCTGCAACCAGAACTGGTGAGCGTGCCACTGGTCAAGGGGCCTGGAGGATTCGGGTTCGCCATAGCTGATTGCCCACTGGGCCAGAAGGTAAAAATGATCCTGGATGCCCAGTGGTGTCGTGGCCTGCAGAAAGGAGATGTCATCAAGGAgattaacagagaaaatgtccAAACACTGAGCCATGCCCAAGTGGTGGATATTCTCAAGGACTTACCAGTGGGAAGTGAGGTCAACGTGCTAGTGCTACGAGGAG GTCAAACATCTCCTGTGAAGAGTCTAAAGCCT agacaggaaatgacagccAGCACAGAGACTTTGGACATTACAACGGACTCAGCCCCGCAGGCCCTGCCTTACCACTCCAACACAAGCACCCTACGCTCTGCTGACTCCCCCAAACGAGATGCCACAGAGATGTACCTGAAGTCCAAAGCCCTGCTGGAGAGCAGAC AGCCTCACACCAAAGACATTGATGTTTTTCTAAAGAGAGACATTGAAACAGGCTTTGGCTTCCGTGTTCTGGGAGGAGAAGGTCCGCAACAGCCA AATGTCTTTCCCCAGGTGTATATTGGGGCCATTGTGCCCAGTGGAGCTGCCGAGAAGGACGGTCGTCTGAGAGCAGGAGATGAGCTTATTGGCATCGATGGTGTGATGGTGAAAGGTCGTTCGCACAAGCAGGTGCTGGATCTGATGACAAACGCTGCCCGCAATGGTCAAGTTATGttgactgtacggaggaaggTCATCTACAGAG AAGCGACGGAGGAAGAGGCTCAGGAAATGACTCCAGTGCTGGTGAATGGTTCTCCCAAGCTACCTCGCCTACCGATGCCCAGCGCTCTGGACCACGAGTCTTTTGACATCACACTCCACCGTAAAGACACTGAAGGCTTTGGTTTTGTCATCCTCACTTCCAAGAGTAAACCACCGTATGGAG TTATACCACACAAAATTGGCCGAATCATTGAGGGCAGCCCCACCGACCGCTGTGGCCTGCTGCATGTCGGAGATCGTATCTCAGCGGTCAACGGGCGCTCCATCATCGAGCTCTCTCACAATGACATTGTGCAGCTTATCAAGGACGCTGGCAATGTTGTCACCCTCACTGTGGTTCCTGAGGATG aatACAAGGGCCCTCCATCTGGAGCCAGTTCAGCTAAACAGAGTCCAGCCCTGCAGCACAGAGCCatgggtcaaaggtcagcacaGCAGGATGAACG TTATAATCTTGatgtggaggagaaaagggagggagtCAACTGGTCTGACAACAAAACTCTCCCACTGAGTGAGCAGGGAACACTGTGTGTGACAGGACCCAACCAG GGTTGCCTGACAGTGGAGTTAGAAAGGGGTCCCAGGGGTTTTGGCTTTAGTCTGCGAGGGGGAACAGAGTACAACATGGGCCTGTACATTCTGAGACTGGCTGAGGATGGTCCTGCTCAGCTGGACGGAAGGATCCAT GTGGGAGATGAGATAGTCGAGATTAACGGGGAGCCGGCGCGCGGCATTTCTCATACACGCGCTATTGAACTGATCCAGGCTGGAGGAAACAAAGTGGTACTGCTGCTACGACCTGGGGCAGGCCTGGCTCAAGATGGCA GTCAACATGATCAAAAACTCATTTCACCCACAAGCTATTCCAGAGAGGTGTTTTTCTCTGATACGTCACCCTTGTCCTCTCCATATCCCACTGGGGCTTCCATCCTCATTTCTTCTACCTTCTCCAGCAAACTTAAACATTCCCACAGCTGCGGCACCATATCCCCAAAAGGCCTCAAGCCCTGCAGGAGCAGGGCTTTAAGCTCAGTGGAGGAGAGTGGTGAGTGGGCAAACAAGAAGGCAGAAAGGGTGTCTACCATCTCCCTTGAGCATATGAAATTTTACAAGAGGACCAGACCCACAAAAGACTCCAGAGAGCTAAGCAGCCCAAAGAAAACAGGGGAGACATTTCCTAAAGCCAAAGAGCAACATCACACTCCCAAAAAGACTGAGAGTTGGGCACAGGAagaaacacagagcaaaaacagGACGCCGCAgacacagtcacaaacacaatcCACAAGCCCTAGGAAGTCTCCTCAAGCTGGACAGCAAGTGGCTGCAAGCCTGCAGCGCGCACAGCATCAACATGACCCTCAAAGGAGATTAAAACACTCTTCCAGTGGGGAGAGCTTGgatcatgaaaagaaaaatggcaaaGGGGGGAATCTTGAGATCAGACGATACACACAAGGACGGGAGatggaaaggagaggagagaggaccAGGCCTGGCCGAGAGCAAGAAAGTTTTAAAAGAAGGGTGGCAGAAGAGTCTCTGCTCCAAAGGACATCTGCtcaaaaagtaaaagagagtgagaaaggTAAAGACTCTAGGCAGAGAGATTCTAATGGGAAATCCACAGAACCCAGGAATACAAGTAAAGAAACTCTCAACAAAAGAGAttctctgttgtcttttaaaGATATATGGAGTAGAAAAGTTTCTGTAGTTTTGCCAAGAGAAGTTAAAGGAAGAGAAGACACATTTTCTTACTCCAAAGAAGTCAGTAGTAAGGAAGGCACTGTGGCCTCTATAAACAGTATTCCATTGACTACGCAGAGTGCAAAGGGACCTCTCAGCCCCGGCCCTTGGAAAGTGCCCAGCTCAGCCAAAATCCTCTCCCACGCAGAGGTCTTTCATGACCCCGTGTGA